The nucleotide window TGTACCCAGCCTTAAAGCCTGGACTTTGATCCGTAGATGACGCCCTTTGCTTCTTCTTCGTTCACCGGTCATTGACACTGAACGGTAGCCAAGGGCTTTGACCCTGTATGTACAAGGCAAGTGCGGTGAGCAGGTGATTCGATGGTTTGTTGTTGTCATTGTTTTCAATAGCGAGGAATCAACCCATGTTCTCCATCGGCATTGATGTGGCCAAAGCCAAACTCGATGTCTGTGTCCTCTTTGAGCAGCGCAGCCGCACCAAGGTGGTGCCCAACTCGCCCGCCGGCTTTGCGCAGTTGCTGGCCTGGCTGCAACAGCATTGGCCCACGCAGCCCTTGAGCGGCTTTCACGCCATTCTGGAAGGCACTGGTGCCTATCACGAAGCCGCTGCTTGCGCCCTGTTCGATGCTGGCATTCGGGTGTCCATCGTCAACCCGGCGCAGGTGCGTGACTTTGCCCGGGGACTGGGCATTCGCACCAAGACCGACGGCGTGGACAGCGCCGTGCTGGCGCGCTACGGGCTGCTGGTGCAACCGGCGGCCTGGACGCCCCGCCCGCGCATGTGCGCGTGCTGCAGGCCTTGCTAAGAGCGGCTAACAAAAGCCTGTCATCGCCCGTTGCACGGTATGCGTTTGATGGGGCATGGGCAAGAACAGGAACAAAGAGATCAGCACGGCTCTGTTCAAAAGGATTGAGCCGCTGTTGCCCGCAGTCAAGCCTTGTGCCAAAGGAGGCCGGCCCCGACTCAGCGATGAAAGGGCTTTGAATGGCATCCTGTTTGTACTGCGCACAGGCACGCCTTGGGAGCATTTGCCCCAAGAGCTGGGCTTTGGCAGCGGCATGACTTGCTGGAGACGACTGCGCGACTGGCAGGCCGCTGGCGTATGGCACCGTCTGCATCTGGCGCTGTTGGCCGAACTGCGAGGAGCTGGCAAACTGGATTTCAGCCGCGCCAGCATCGATGGGGCCAGCGTAGCCAGCCCCCGGGGGGCCCGCACACGGGGGCCAACCCGACCGACCGGGGCAAGCTTGGCAGCAAGCGCCACATCATCACAGACCGCCGGGGCATCCCCTTGATCTTTTGCGTCACCGGGGCCAACCGCCATGACTCGGTAGTCTTCGAGGAGCTGATTGACGCCTTGCCTGCGGTGCGCGGCAAACCTGGCCGGCCGCGCCACTGGCCGGACAAGCTGCATGCGGACAAGGGCTACGACTATGCGCGCTGCCGCGCCCATCTCAAGCGACGGGGTATTTGCGATCGCATTGCCCGTAAAGGCGTTGAACGCAATGACAGGCTGGGCCGTCATCGATGGGTTGTCGAGCGCACTCATGCCTGGCTGGCTGCCTTTGGCAAGCTGCGTACCCGCTTTGAGCGTCGTATTGACATTCATCTGGCTCTGCTCAGTCTGGCTTGCTCTGTCATCTGCGTTCGCAATCTTGAACCGTTTTGTTAGCCGCTCTAAGCCG belongs to Ottowia testudinis and includes:
- a CDS encoding IS5 family transposase (programmed frameshift); translated protein: MGKNRNKEISTALFKRIEPLLPAVKPCAKGGRPRLSDERALNGILFVLRTGTPWEHLPQELGFGSGMTCWRRLRDWQAAGVWHRLHLALLAELRGAGKLDFSRASIDGASVAKPPGGPHTGANPTDRGKLGSKRHIITDRRGIPLIFCVTGANRHDSVVFEELIDALPAVRGKPGRPRHWPDKLHADKGYDYARCRAHLKRRGICDRIARKGVERNDRLGRHRWVVERTHAWLAAFGKLRTRFERRIDIHLALLSLACSVICVRNLEPFC
- a CDS encoding IS110 family transposase, giving the protein MFSIGIDVAKAKLDVCVLFEQRSRTKVVPNSPAGFAQLLAWLQQHWPTQPLSGFHAILEGTGAYHEAAACALFDAGIRVSIVNPAQVRDFARGLGIRTKTDGVDSAVLARYGLLVQPAAWTPRPRMCACCRPC